Proteins found in one Halobaculum sp. MBLA0147 genomic segment:
- a CDS encoding NifU family protein, whose amino-acid sequence MTDDDDRTLAERVEDWMVGQMPIIQMHGGTSVVREADPEAGQVVVELGGTCSGCGISDITAQNIKRDLIMDFDDVDDVVVKVPSTGEVGESTVEGGRGGDLQYSTDGADHF is encoded by the coding sequence ATGACCGACGACGACGACCGGACACTCGCGGAGCGGGTCGAAGACTGGATGGTGGGGCAGATGCCCATCATCCAGATGCACGGCGGGACGAGCGTCGTCCGCGAGGCCGACCCCGAGGCCGGCCAGGTCGTCGTCGAACTCGGCGGCACCTGTTCCGGTTGCGGGATCTCCGACATCACCGCACAGAACATCAAACGCGACCTGATCATGGACTTCGACGACGTCGACGACGTGGTCGTCAAGGTCCCCTCGACCGGCGAGGTCGGCGAGTCCACCGTCGAGGGCGGCCGGGGCGGCGACCTCCAGTACTCCACCGACGGCGCAGACCACTTCTGA
- a CDS encoding RAD55 family ATPase: protein MLGDSPVSVDDLRSGQSLLVAGPPMTGKYQLLFQLLGAAADRGIVVTTGDPAEDVRREFVAAAGCDPEDVAVIDCVSKQRGADVTDDDVTRYVSSPKNVTEIGMKFTDVFERFREYDDQVGVGLHSLSELLVYLDPEDVYKFTRVLTTQAKSEGWITVATIGSTMHDEQTLHTMYEPFDTVIDTREHEGQRQLRVRDGRQPASQWSDF from the coding sequence ATGTTGGGAGACTCACCAGTGTCGGTCGACGACCTCCGGTCGGGCCAGAGTCTCCTCGTCGCCGGGCCGCCGATGACCGGCAAGTACCAGTTGCTGTTCCAGTTGCTCGGTGCGGCCGCCGACCGGGGGATCGTCGTCACCACTGGTGATCCGGCCGAAGACGTGCGTCGGGAGTTCGTCGCCGCCGCGGGGTGTGACCCGGAGGACGTGGCGGTGATCGACTGTGTGAGCAAACAGCGCGGCGCAGACGTGACCGACGACGACGTGACGCGGTACGTCTCCTCGCCGAAGAACGTCACCGAGATCGGGATGAAGTTCACCGACGTGTTCGAGCGGTTCCGCGAGTACGACGACCAGGTCGGCGTCGGCCTCCACTCGCTGTCGGAACTGCTGGTGTACCTCGACCCCGAAGACGTGTACAAGTTCACCCGCGTGCTCACCACGCAGGCCAAGAGCGAAGGGTGGATCACCGTCGCCACCATCGGTTCGACGATGCACGACGAGCAGACCTTGCACACGATGTACGAGCCGTTCGACACGGTGATCGACACCCGCGAACACGAGGGGCAGCGGCAACTCCGCGTCCGCGACGGCCGCCAGCCCGCCTCGCAGTGGTCCGACTTCTGA
- a CDS encoding protein-glutamate O-methyltransferase CheR, translating to MSGTRSGDDDFDRVIRHIEDEVPFEPGYYNEAYLGRRISARMQRRDADDHAEYLQILRSDESEREELLDALTINVTGFFRDPDMWDHLVPVLRDLTADNRRVEAWSAPCADGREPYSLQMVAEDDDEITARRLNVSAVDISEDAIAAARAGVYETTRTTDIEDELGPLDSYEPYVEQDGNTFRVRDRIREQVSFDTHDLIRDEPAGQKDLLLCRNLLIYIDAEYKTPLFETLQAALRDGGYLVLGKTESVPPECRDAFEPVAKRSRIYRYVGGGD from the coding sequence ATGAGCGGCACGCGTTCGGGTGACGACGACTTCGACCGCGTCATCCGGCACATCGAGGACGAGGTGCCGTTCGAGCCCGGCTACTACAACGAGGCGTACCTCGGACGGCGAATCTCCGCGCGGATGCAACGGCGCGACGCCGACGACCACGCGGAGTACCTGCAGATCCTCCGGTCCGACGAGTCGGAGCGCGAGGAGTTGCTCGACGCCCTGACGATCAACGTCACCGGCTTCTTCCGGGACCCCGACATGTGGGACCACCTCGTCCCCGTGTTGCGAGACCTGACGGCCGACAACCGCCGGGTCGAGGCGTGGAGCGCGCCGTGTGCGGACGGCCGCGAGCCGTACTCGCTGCAGATGGTCGCGGAGGACGACGACGAGATCACGGCGCGCCGGCTGAACGTCTCGGCGGTCGACATCAGCGAGGACGCCATCGCGGCGGCCCGTGCGGGCGTCTACGAGACCACCCGGACGACGGACATCGAGGACGAACTCGGCCCCCTCGACAGCTACGAGCCGTACGTCGAACAGGACGGGAACACCTTCCGTGTGCGCGACCGGATCCGCGAGCAGGTGTCGTTCGACACCCACGACCTGATCCGCGACGAGCCGGCCGGCCAGAAGGACCTCCTGTTGTGTCGGAACCTGCTGATCTACATCGACGCGGAGTACAAGACGCCGCTGTTCGAGACGCTGCAGGCGGCGTTGCGCGACGGCGGCTACCTCGTGTTGGGGAAGACCGAGAGCGTGCCCCCCGAGTGTCGCGACGCGTTCGAACCGGTCGCGAAGCGGAGCCGTATCTACCGGTACGTCGGCGGAGGTGACTGA
- a CDS encoding LVIVD repeat-containing protein produces MRRRDALRAGFLATSLSAFGAASAATTDEQRVVETADGRGSGRATASAATVTPRGRLRVPGTKEAVVSPDGQTAYLAVTDGFATVDISEPARPRLLAERRELLADEGPGPLRQVYDVKLSGETLAVVGPANGGDATARRGVYLADVSDPADPAFAGFHPTSFPIHNCAFVDGTLYLTGNGAETVDGTTRNPLVVVDTTGDEPREVARWSLVAHDDRWSGVEPFFRTLHDVWVRDGLAALAHWDAGTYLLDVSDPSDPTHRGTIPGVSLTTLVDPKRGEYTTTPGNHHYVATDETNDLLGVGVEAWAVETDDGTRGGPGGITLYDVSDPTAPRELATIDPPRARDETFRGPWTTSHNFEFREGTLYSSWYGGGVKRHDVSDPAAPVERSWWVDPAAARFWTARVAVPGESFVAASMGVAERGVADDAGLWVFPTTDGTGGDPAALTATPTETATPTETASDEGTTTASPTGTPTPVSTPTVQSSPTTGATPSTGGGSEDGGGTAGDGGADSDTETTTEGPGFGLATALAGLGLGGLGLGAWRRHRAGGDGDEADRER; encoded by the coding sequence GACGCGCTCCGTGCTGGGTTCCTCGCGACGAGCCTCTCCGCGTTCGGTGCCGCCAGCGCTGCGACCACCGACGAGCAGAGAGTCGTCGAGACGGCCGACGGACGGGGGAGTGGCCGGGCGACGGCGAGTGCGGCGACGGTCACACCACGCGGACGGCTCCGCGTGCCCGGGACGAAGGAGGCGGTCGTCTCGCCGGACGGGCAGACGGCGTACCTCGCGGTGACGGACGGGTTCGCGACGGTCGACATCTCGGAGCCGGCGCGACCGCGACTGCTCGCCGAGCGGCGCGAGTTGTTGGCCGACGAGGGACCGGGGCCGCTGCGACAGGTGTACGACGTGAAACTGTCCGGGGAGACGCTGGCGGTCGTCGGGCCGGCCAACGGCGGCGACGCGACGGCACGGCGTGGCGTCTACCTCGCGGACGTGTCCGATCCCGCCGATCCGGCGTTCGCCGGCTTCCACCCGACGTCGTTCCCGATCCACAACTGCGCGTTCGTCGACGGGACACTGTACCTCACGGGGAACGGCGCGGAGACGGTGGACGGGACGACGCGGAACCCGCTGGTGGTCGTCGACACGACCGGCGACGAGCCGCGCGAGGTGGCGCGCTGGTCGCTCGTGGCACACGACGACCGCTGGTCGGGCGTGGAGCCGTTCTTCCGGACGCTCCACGACGTGTGGGTCCGCGACGGCCTCGCCGCCCTGGCTCACTGGGACGCCGGCACGTACCTGCTCGACGTGTCGGACCCGAGTGACCCGACACACCGTGGGACGATCCCGGGGGTGTCGCTCACGACGCTCGTCGACCCGAAGCGGGGAGAGTACACCACGACGCCGGGGAACCACCACTACGTCGCGACTGACGAGACGAACGATCTGTTGGGCGTCGGCGTGGAGGCGTGGGCCGTCGAGACGGACGACGGGACGAGAGGTGGTCCGGGTGGGATCACGCTGTACGACGTGTCCGACCCCACCGCGCCGCGCGAACTGGCGACGATCGACCCGCCGCGGGCACGCGACGAGACGTTCCGCGGGCCGTGGACCACCTCGCACAACTTCGAGTTCCGAGAGGGCACCCTGTACTCCTCGTGGTACGGCGGCGGGGTGAAGCGTCACGACGTGTCCGACCCCGCCGCGCCGGTCGAGCGGTCGTGGTGGGTCGACCCAGCCGCCGCGCGGTTCTGGACCGCACGAGTCGCCGTCCCCGGCGAGTCGTTCGTCGCGGCGAGTATGGGCGTCGCCGAACGTGGTGTGGCCGACGACGCCGGACTGTGGGTGTTCCCGACGACGGACGGCACCGGCGGCGACCCAGCCGCGCTGACGGCGACGCCGACCGAGACCGCGACACCGACCGAGACCGCGTCCGACGAGGGAACGACCACCGCTTCTCCTACCGGGACGCCGACCCCCGTGTCGACGCCGACCGTCCAGTCGTCGCCGACGACGGGGGCGACACCCTCGACGGGTGGCGGCTCCGAGGACGGCGGCGGTACGGCGGGTGACGGCGGGGCAGACAGCGACACCGAGACGACGACGGAGGGGCCCGGGTTCGGTCTGGCGACGGCACTCGCCGGGTTGGGACTCGGTGGACTCGGTCTCGGCGCCTGGCGACGACACCGAGCCGGTGGCGACGGGGACGAGGCGGACCGCGAGCGGTGA
- a CDS encoding 4-phosphopantoate--beta-alanine ligase, protein MSDETTHEEGPDHEDATHEASEDHDDVPDHDDVPDDHPRAQSLQTRHRIEAGVEKGITSKQGLIAEGRGEAFDYLLGEETIDSADEAARAAAAHLLLADHPVVSVNGNVAALAPEAVVELAAAADADVEVNLFNRTRERMERIADHLREHGAAEVKGLDADARIPGLSHERGKVDADGIAAADVVVVPLEDGDRAAALGDVGKTEIVIDLNPLSRSAQAATVPIVDNVCRAVPNVTSYVESLADADEADLRDIVASFDAEAALADAEAAIRQGELS, encoded by the coding sequence ATGAGCGACGAGACGACACACGAGGAGGGCCCGGATCACGAGGACGCGACACACGAGGCGTCGGAGGACCACGACGACGTACCAGACCACGACGACGTACCGGACGACCACCCGCGGGCGCAGTCACTCCAGACGCGCCACCGGATCGAGGCGGGCGTCGAGAAGGGGATCACCTCCAAACAGGGACTGATCGCGGAGGGACGCGGTGAGGCGTTCGACTACCTGTTGGGCGAGGAGACCATCGACAGCGCCGACGAGGCGGCGCGTGCGGCCGCAGCACACCTCCTGTTGGCGGACCACCCGGTCGTGTCGGTCAACGGCAACGTCGCCGCCCTGGCGCCCGAGGCGGTCGTCGAGTTGGCGGCGGCGGCCGACGCCGACGTGGAGGTGAACCTCTTCAACCGGACCCGCGAGCGGATGGAGCGGATCGCCGACCACCTCCGCGAACACGGCGCAGCGGAGGTGAAGGGACTCGACGCAGACGCTCGGATCCCCGGCCTCTCACACGAGCGGGGGAAGGTCGACGCGGACGGGATCGCGGCCGCGGACGTGGTCGTCGTGCCGCTGGAGGACGGCGACCGCGCGGCCGCGCTCGGCGACGTGGGGAAGACGGAGATCGTGATCGACCTCAACCCGCTGTCGCGGTCCGCGCAGGCCGCGACCGTCCCAATCGTCGACAACGTGTGCCGTGCCGTGCCGAACGTCACGAGCTACGTCGAGTCGCTGGCGGACGCCGACGAGGCGGACCTCCGCGACATCGTGGCGTCGTTCGACGCCGAGGCGGCACTGGCGGACGCCGAGGCGGCGATCCGGCAGGGCGAGTTGTCGTAG
- a CDS encoding pantoate kinase → MVPAHVTAFFAPHRTDEPATSGATGAGLALADGIETTVEPLAEDSGAAEASGTADGGGGGGGGDTDDEDDHDDSPTTPHVVTLDGERATIEAVEHTLATLGVPRSRIRVRSAVPVASGFGVSGGAALGAAVAAARVYDLPRTVDELVAVAHAAEVRAGTGLGDVVGAAHGGVPLRLAPGDPDHGRVDGLPARPRVEYVSFGDRSTAAVLADDTTAVTAAGERALDRVRETPRLQTVLSAARTFAREADLLVPAVAEAVEAVRATGGEATMAMLGETVVATGTGLSDAGYDPTVTRVDPTGVRLRRR, encoded by the coding sequence GTGGTCCCGGCGCACGTGACCGCCTTCTTCGCCCCGCACCGGACGGACGAGCCGGCGACCAGCGGTGCGACCGGCGCGGGGCTCGCGCTGGCCGACGGAATCGAGACGACCGTCGAACCGCTCGCAGAGGACTCCGGCGCCGCCGAGGCCTCCGGAACTGCCGACGGAGGCGGTGGCGGAGGTGGAGGTGATACCGACGACGAGGACGACCACGATGACTCTCCGACGACGCCGCACGTCGTGACACTCGACGGCGAGCGGGCGACGATCGAGGCGGTCGAGCACACGTTGGCGACGCTGGGCGTCCCCCGTTCGCGGATCCGGGTGCGATCGGCGGTGCCGGTCGCGTCGGGGTTCGGCGTCTCCGGCGGGGCGGCGCTGGGTGCCGCCGTCGCCGCGGCGCGCGTCTACGACCTGCCGCGGACGGTCGACGAGCTGGTCGCCGTCGCCCACGCCGCGGAGGTGCGCGCCGGCACGGGCCTCGGCGACGTAGTCGGCGCCGCACACGGCGGCGTCCCGCTGCGACTCGCCCCCGGCGACCCCGACCACGGACGGGTCGACGGACTCCCGGCGCGCCCGCGAGTGGAGTACGTCAGCTTCGGCGACCGCTCGACGGCGGCGGTGTTGGCCGACGACACGACGGCGGTCACCGCGGCGGGCGAGCGGGCCCTCGACCGCGTCCGCGAGACGCCGCGTCTCCAGACGGTGTTGTCCGCCGCGCGGACGTTCGCCCGTGAGGCGGACCTGCTGGTGCCGGCGGTCGCGGAGGCGGTCGAAGCCGTCCGTGCGACGGGTGGCGAGGCGACGATGGCGATGCTCGGCGAGACCGTCGTCGCCACCGGCACCGGACTCTCGGACGCCGGCTACGACCCGACGGTGACCCGCGTCGACCCGACCGGCGTGCGACTCCGACGGCGCTAA
- a CDS encoding cupin domain-containing protein — MEHVAVDEVDNAVQPAAVMRRLTDELGCEDLAINYYELAPGDSFAFAYHEHSVQEEVFVVLSGTATWETESGTVTVGPNEAIRFGPGERQRGWNRTDEDGEGERVRALALGAPLSYGDQPKTAPCPECGEDAPVSIGRPDDDPEAVVTTCDDCGTEVGRWVRGDDGDNERVV; from the coding sequence ATGGAACACGTCGCCGTCGACGAGGTGGACAACGCCGTCCAGCCGGCCGCGGTGATGCGCAGACTCACGGACGAACTCGGGTGTGAGGACCTCGCGATCAACTACTACGAACTCGCGCCGGGCGACAGCTTCGCGTTCGCGTACCACGAGCACTCGGTTCAAGAGGAGGTGTTCGTCGTCCTGTCGGGGACCGCGACCTGGGAGACGGAGTCGGGGACCGTCACCGTCGGGCCGAACGAGGCGATCCGCTTCGGCCCCGGCGAACGACAGCGTGGCTGGAACCGCACCGACGAGGACGGCGAGGGCGAACGCGTCCGGGCGCTGGCGCTGGGCGCGCCGCTGTCGTACGGCGACCAGCCGAAGACCGCTCCGTGTCCCGAGTGCGGCGAGGACGCACCCGTCAGCATCGGCCGGCCAGACGACGACCCGGAGGCGGTCGTGACGACCTGTGACGACTGCGGGACGGAGGTCGGCCGCTGGGTCCGCGGCGACGACGGGGACAACGAGCGGGTGGTGTGA
- the cheB gene encoding chemotaxis-specific protein-glutamate methyltransferase CheB, protein MRGLISDTLESGGVDVVGEAEDGEEAVAVVKELRPDVVTMDVNMPNVDGIEATRRIMREVPTPILMLSAYTEDGADETFAALDAGAVDFIAKPGGEVSAGVTGLEDQLVELVDSVADADVSDRGPAADESEEADAEPEPTTHDEVTVEPNTTVLIGSSTGGPDAVERVVGSLPADADIRVVVVQHMPAAFTGRFADRLDQGTELDVREASDGDRIGRGEVLVAAGGEHLEVSSYRRGRLRVKTVDEDRGQGVQPSVNVTFESAAEVIDDPIVGVVLTGMGDDGAEGVKALKRAGARVIAQDEDTSVVYGMPKRAAATGCVDEILPLDDVAAGVVGGLADV, encoded by the coding sequence ATGCGTGGGTTGATCTCGGACACCTTGGAGTCCGGCGGCGTCGACGTCGTCGGCGAGGCCGAGGACGGCGAGGAGGCCGTCGCCGTCGTGAAAGAGCTCCGCCCGGACGTGGTCACGATGGACGTGAACATGCCCAACGTCGACGGAATCGAGGCCACCCGGCGGATCATGCGGGAGGTGCCCACGCCCATCCTCATGCTGTCGGCGTACACCGAGGACGGCGCCGACGAGACGTTCGCGGCGCTGGACGCCGGGGCCGTCGACTTCATCGCCAAGCCCGGCGGCGAGGTGTCGGCCGGCGTCACCGGCCTCGAAGACCAGCTCGTCGAGTTGGTCGACTCCGTGGCCGACGCCGACGTGTCGGACCGCGGCCCGGCCGCCGACGAGTCCGAGGAGGCCGACGCGGAGCCGGAGCCCACGACCCACGACGAGGTGACCGTCGAGCCGAACACGACCGTCCTGATCGGCTCCTCGACCGGCGGCCCGGACGCGGTCGAACGCGTCGTCGGGTCGCTCCCGGCCGACGCCGACATCCGCGTGGTGGTCGTCCAACACATGCCGGCGGCGTTCACCGGGCGCTTCGCCGACCGGCTCGACCAGGGGACGGAGTTGGACGTCCGCGAGGCGTCCGACGGCGACCGGATCGGCCGCGGCGAGGTGCTCGTCGCGGCCGGCGGGGAACACCTGGAGGTGTCGAGTTACCGCCGTGGGCGGCTCCGCGTGAAGACGGTCGACGAGGATCGCGGCCAGGGTGTCCAGCCGTCGGTGAACGTCACCTTCGAGTCGGCCGCCGAGGTGATCGACGACCCGATCGTCGGGGTCGTACTCACCGGGATGGGCGACGACGGCGCCGAGGGCGTGAAGGCGCTCAAGCGAGCCGGCGCACGAGTGATCGCACAGGACGAAGACACGTCGGTGGTGTACGGGATGCCCAAGCGGGCCGCCGCCACCGGCTGTGTGGACGAGATACTGCCGTTAGACGACGTCGCTGCGGGCGTCGTCGGGGGACTGGCCGATGTCTGA
- a CDS encoding chemotaxis protein CheW, protein MATRQRGESDGGDSDTTQVLEFGLGEETYCLDIAYIDEIVDAGDLTAIPNSPRHVEGVMDLRGQTTTIIDPKTLLGVEGHTESERIVVFDPDAVEDGGTVGWTVDEVYQVRDVAPDQIDDATTADEDAVKGIVKDDGRFVVWVEPITE, encoded by the coding sequence ATGGCGACGCGACAACGCGGAGAGAGCGACGGGGGGGACAGCGACACGACACAGGTGTTGGAGTTCGGACTCGGAGAGGAGACGTACTGTCTGGACATCGCCTACATCGACGAGATCGTCGACGCGGGCGACCTCACGGCGATCCCGAACTCCCCGCGGCACGTCGAGGGCGTGATGGACCTGCGTGGCCAGACGACGACGATCATCGACCCGAAGACACTGCTGGGCGTCGAGGGCCACACCGAGAGTGAACGGATCGTCGTGTTCGACCCCGACGCCGTCGAAGACGGCGGCACCGTCGGGTGGACGGTCGACGAGGTGTACCAGGTCCGCGACGTCGCGCCCGACCAGATCGACGACGCGACGACGGCCGACGAGGACGCCGTCAAGGGGATCGTGAAAGACGACGGCCGGTTCGTCGTCTGGGTCGAACCGATCACGGAGTAG
- a CDS encoding ATP-binding protein: MSDAHKTFVRESEEGITDLNNALLDLEADPDDPEAMDLIFRTAHTLKGNAAAMGFEQFSELAHAMEDLLDEVRDGEIEVTTELMDLLFEAVDILDAMLGEIDETGDTTSEPDGLEDRLRAIAEGEAELGDGGGSGGSSGDAGTDAAGGADADEAADADATAAGDADGATADAGDDESDAEADGVDVTVAEGDHDHGLEPADDEGVYLASVGVGDTDMPGVDAMFVLEGVEEAFPAMETRLDRDAVEDGEFDDTFDIYLRDEDAETVQAGLEAVSQIEELAVAVLEPSPADDTGTDATEDGDESTDTASDETGAESDDGDESDADTSSGSSGSSSGGSSTSSTSSSSDSISSIRVDVEQLDDLYGLVEQLVTSRIKLRREMEEAGIDSENLDELDKISSNLQNTVMDMRLIPLSSVVDTFPRLVRDLARDQDKQVDFEIEGRDIELDRTILTEIRDPLVHILRNAVDHGIEPPEERVAAGKPETGTIELTATRERDHVNIVVEDDGAGIDADALREKAVDEGVKTEAEVEAMADSEARELIFHPGFSTNEEVTDVSGRGVGMDVVRTTVKELDGSVSLESTPGEGSRFEIRLPVTVAIVRVMFVEVNGTEYGVPIKNIAEVSRAGDVDVVNGDEVVRHDGDIYPVIRLGEVLQADAGTASPTPAAADGGDPDAGPPTDDTELSALGGGTAGGDGPESGDGTAGTDAGAGDDGFELGDEGDDGMLVRIREEKRPVALHCDEVLHQEEVVVKPLEGILSGIPGLSGTAVLGDGDVVTILDVETLGESY; encoded by the coding sequence ATGTCTGACGCACACAAGACCTTCGTACGAGAGAGCGAGGAGGGGATCACCGATCTGAACAACGCACTGTTGGATCTGGAGGCAGATCCGGACGACCCGGAGGCGATGGACCTCATCTTCCGGACGGCACACACCCTGAAGGGGAACGCCGCCGCGATGGGGTTCGAGCAGTTCTCCGAGTTGGCCCACGCGATGGAGGACCTCCTCGACGAGGTCCGCGACGGGGAGATCGAGGTCACGACGGAGTTGATGGACCTGCTGTTCGAGGCCGTCGACATCCTCGACGCGATGCTCGGGGAGATCGACGAGACCGGGGACACCACCTCCGAACCCGACGGGCTGGAGGACCGCCTCCGGGCCATCGCGGAGGGCGAGGCGGAACTCGGCGACGGCGGTGGCTCCGGCGGGTCGTCTGGCGACGCGGGAACCGACGCCGCAGGGGGAGCCGACGCGGACGAGGCAGCCGACGCGGACGCCACGGCCGCGGGCGACGCAGACGGCGCGACCGCCGACGCGGGTGACGACGAGTCGGACGCGGAGGCGGACGGCGTCGACGTGACCGTGGCGGAGGGGGACCACGACCACGGGCTGGAGCCGGCCGACGACGAGGGCGTCTACCTCGCCAGCGTCGGTGTCGGTGACACGGACATGCCGGGCGTCGACGCGATGTTCGTCCTGGAGGGCGTCGAGGAGGCGTTCCCGGCGATGGAGACGCGCCTCGACAGAGACGCCGTCGAAGACGGGGAGTTCGACGACACCTTCGACATCTACCTCCGCGACGAGGACGCCGAGACCGTCCAGGCGGGGTTGGAGGCCGTCAGTCAGATCGAGGAGTTGGCAGTCGCCGTGTTGGAGCCGTCACCGGCCGACGACACCGGCACGGACGCGACCGAGGACGGCGACGAGTCGACCGACACCGCGTCCGACGAGACGGGGGCAGAGAGCGACGACGGCGACGAGTCCGACGCGGACACGTCGAGCGGCAGTTCTGGCTCGTCGAGCGGGGGATCGAGCACGTCGAGTACGTCCAGTTCCTCCGACAGCATCTCCTCGATCCGCGTCGACGTGGAACAGCTCGACGACCTCTACGGACTCGTCGAGCAGTTGGTGACGAGCCGGATCAAACTCCGCCGCGAGATGGAGGAGGCGGGGATCGACTCGGAGAACCTCGACGAACTCGACAAGATCTCGTCGAACCTCCAGAACACGGTGATGGACATGCGGCTGATCCCGCTGTCGTCCGTGGTGGACACGTTCCCGCGGCTGGTGCGGGACCTCGCTCGCGACCAGGACAAACAGGTCGACTTCGAGATCGAGGGCCGGGACATCGAACTCGACCGGACGATCCTGACGGAGATCCGCGACCCGCTGGTCCACATCCTCCGGAACGCGGTCGACCACGGGATCGAACCACCCGAGGAACGGGTCGCGGCGGGCAAACCGGAGACGGGGACGATCGAACTCACGGCCACCCGCGAGCGGGACCACGTCAACATCGTCGTCGAAGACGACGGCGCGGGGATCGACGCCGACGCACTCCGCGAGAAGGCCGTCGACGAGGGCGTGAAGACGGAGGCCGAGGTGGAGGCGATGGCGGACAGCGAGGCCCGCGAGTTGATCTTCCACCCCGGCTTCTCGACGAACGAGGAGGTGACGGACGTCTCCGGCCGCGGGGTCGGGATGGACGTGGTGCGGACGACGGTGAAGGAACTCGACGGCTCCGTCTCGCTGGAGTCGACGCCGGGCGAGGGGAGCCGCTTCGAGATCCGGCTGCCGGTGACGGTGGCCATCGTCCGCGTGATGTTCGTCGAGGTGAACGGGACGGAGTACGGCGTCCCGATCAAGAACATCGCCGAGGTGTCGCGAGCGGGCGACGTGGACGTGGTCAACGGCGACGAGGTCGTCCGGCACGACGGCGACATCTACCCGGTGATCCGTCTCGGCGAGGTGTTGCAGGCGGACGCCGGCACGGCTTCGCCGACGCCCGCGGCGGCCGACGGCGGCGACCCGGACGCCGGGCCGCCGACGGACGACACGGAGCTGTCGGCGCTCGGCGGCGGGACGGCCGGTGGCGACGGACCCGAGAGCGGCGACGGGACGGCGGGAACCGACGCCGGAGCCGGCGACGACGGGTTCGAACTCGGCGACGAGGGCGACGACGGGATGTTGGTCAGGATCCGCGAGGAGAAGCGGCCGGTTGCGCTCCACTGTGACGAGGTGCTCCACCAAGAAGAGGTCGTCGTCAAGCCGCTGGAAGGCATCCTCAGCGGCATCCCCGGACTCTCCGGCACCGCCGTGCTCGGCGATGGGGACGTCGTGACCATCCTCGACGTGGAGACGCTGGGGGAGTCGTACTGA